The following are encoded in a window of Panicum virgatum strain AP13 chromosome 5N, P.virgatum_v5, whole genome shotgun sequence genomic DNA:
- the LOC120675278 gene encoding origin of replication complex subunit 4 isoform X1: protein MAAASVGSQAQAVLRGRLCDPGFVHSALRSSPDTNYSKLKYLVASSVSEACNNSVLLLGPRGCGKAAVVDMVLEDLKKEHPDAISVIRLNGMLHSDDNCATKEISRQLCLEHQLSFSKMASSDDNTEFIIDMLRECGLAHKTILFILEEFDLFAQGKQRLLYSLLDAMQSLTSQAVVIGVSCRLDADQLLEKRVRSRFSHRKLLFVPSSLEDTQRLVEHLLILANDSGLPANYVTDYNSRLTNIFSDKKFKGILNSLMDADATTSSILRFLFRAVSYMDMKSGFLSMESFLKACSSMQRQPKMDSLQDLSILELYILVCMHRLEDKEQSSYNFTSIMKEYRSIQDAYKTSDKYASTVCFRAFEHLLDRELISFGDNRGRNQALEYRPVKLLVSSRELAESLKLNTTCPAVLQKLFDRERYM, encoded by the exons atggcggcggcgtccgtgGGGAGCCAAGCGCAGGCGGTGCTCCGGGGCCGGCTCTGCGATCCGGGGTTCGTCCACTCCGCCCTCAGGTCCTCCCCGGACACCAATTACAG CAAGCTCAAGTACCTGGTCGCCAGCTccgtgtccgaggcctgcaaCAACTCTGTCCTCCTCCTCGGTCCCCGCGGGTGCGGGAAAGCCGCG GTGGTGGACATGGTTCTTGAGGATCTGAAGAAGGAGCACCCTGATGCCATTTCCGTG ATCAGGCTAAATGGGATGCTACATAGTGATGACAACTGTGCTACTAAG GAAATTTCCAGGCAGCTTTGTTTGGAGCATCAGTTATCATTTTCAAAAATG GCTTCTTCAGATGACAACACTGAATTCATCATTGACATGTTGCG GGAGTGTGGACTAGCTCACAAGACAATACTCTTTATTCTAGAAGAGTTTGACCTCTTTGCTCAG GGTAAGCAGCGGTTGCTTTACAGCTTACTTGATGCAATGCAGTCTCTCACATCACAAGCTGTTGTCATTGGTGTGAGTTGCCGCTTG GATGCAGATCAACTCCTAGAGAAAAGGGTTAGATCCCGGTTCTCTCATAGGAAGCttttatttgttccttcttCACTGGAAGATACACAAAG GTTGGTGGAACATTTGCTGATACTGGCCAATGACTCGGGTTTACCGGCAAATTATGTCACGGATTATAACTCAAGACTTACT AACATTTTCAGTGATAAGAAATTCAAAGGGATTCTCAACTCCCTCATGGATGCTGATGCAACAACGAGCAGCATTCTGAGATTTCT TTTCAGAGCTGTGTCATACATGGACATGAAATCTGGATTTCTGTCAATGGAAAGCTTCTTGAAGGCGTGTTCCTCCATGCAGAGGCAACCCAAGATGGACAGCCTACAAG ATCTCTCGATTTTGGAACTGTACATTCTAGTGTGCATGCACAGATTAGAAGACAAGGAGCAAAGCTCATACAACTTCACCAGCATAATGAAAG AATACAGATCCATACAGGACGCCTACAAGACTTCTGATAAGTACGCGAGCACTGTTTGTTTTCGG GCATTTGAGCATCTTTTGGATCGCGAGCTGATTAGTTTTGGCGACAACAGAGGGAGGAATCAGGCGCTTGAATACCGGCCTGTCAAGCTCCTGGTATCCTCTCGGGAGCTCGCTGAGTCCCTCAAACTGAACACCACCTGCCCG GCTGTACTCCAGAAGCTGTTTGATCGTGAAAGATACATGTAG
- the LOC120675278 gene encoding origin of replication complex subunit 4 isoform X2 yields MPFPCGFCITPFQIRLNGMLHSDDNCATKEISRQLCLEHQLSFSKMASSDDNTEFIIDMLRECGLAHKTILFILEEFDLFAQGKQRLLYSLLDAMQSLTSQAVVIGVSCRLDADQLLEKRVRSRFSHRKLLFVPSSLEDTQRLVEHLLILANDSGLPANYVTDYNSRLTNIFSDKKFKGILNSLMDADATTSSILRFLFRAVSYMDMKSGFLSMESFLKACSSMQRQPKMDSLQDLSILELYILVCMHRLEDKEQSSYNFTSIMKEYRSIQDAYKTSDKYASTVCFRAFEHLLDRELISFGDNRGRNQALEYRPVKLLVSSRELAESLKLNTTCPAVLQKLFDRERYM; encoded by the exons ATGCCATTTCCGTG TGGGTTTTGCATTACACCTTTTCAGATCAGGCTAAATGGGATGCTACATAGTGATGACAACTGTGCTACTAAG GAAATTTCCAGGCAGCTTTGTTTGGAGCATCAGTTATCATTTTCAAAAATG GCTTCTTCAGATGACAACACTGAATTCATCATTGACATGTTGCG GGAGTGTGGACTAGCTCACAAGACAATACTCTTTATTCTAGAAGAGTTTGACCTCTTTGCTCAG GGTAAGCAGCGGTTGCTTTACAGCTTACTTGATGCAATGCAGTCTCTCACATCACAAGCTGTTGTCATTGGTGTGAGTTGCCGCTTG GATGCAGATCAACTCCTAGAGAAAAGGGTTAGATCCCGGTTCTCTCATAGGAAGCttttatttgttccttcttCACTGGAAGATACACAAAG GTTGGTGGAACATTTGCTGATACTGGCCAATGACTCGGGTTTACCGGCAAATTATGTCACGGATTATAACTCAAGACTTACT AACATTTTCAGTGATAAGAAATTCAAAGGGATTCTCAACTCCCTCATGGATGCTGATGCAACAACGAGCAGCATTCTGAGATTTCT TTTCAGAGCTGTGTCATACATGGACATGAAATCTGGATTTCTGTCAATGGAAAGCTTCTTGAAGGCGTGTTCCTCCATGCAGAGGCAACCCAAGATGGACAGCCTACAAG ATCTCTCGATTTTGGAACTGTACATTCTAGTGTGCATGCACAGATTAGAAGACAAGGAGCAAAGCTCATACAACTTCACCAGCATAATGAAAG AATACAGATCCATACAGGACGCCTACAAGACTTCTGATAAGTACGCGAGCACTGTTTGTTTTCGG GCATTTGAGCATCTTTTGGATCGCGAGCTGATTAGTTTTGGCGACAACAGAGGGAGGAATCAGGCGCTTGAATACCGGCCTGTCAAGCTCCTGGTATCCTCTCGGGAGCTCGCTGAGTCCCTCAAACTGAACACCACCTGCCCG GCTGTACTCCAGAAGCTGTTTGATCGTGAAAGATACATGTAG
- the LOC120675281 gene encoding ER membrane protein complex subunit 6-like — translation MQRVAYRVTLLHSLLELTRTMAAAAAAGGGFAGDVPIIHAENLVSNIRSINYSRTFLSIISGVVAGIWGFTGLMGFVFYFLVMMVASLGLLVKAKFSVHTYFDSWNRIVIEGVLGGLMSFVLFWSFAYDIVHIF, via the exons ATGCAAAGAGTTGCATACCGGGTTACTCTGCTGCATTCGCTGCTCGAACTGACCAGAacgatggcggcggctgcggcggcggggggcgggTTCGCCGGCGACGTCCCGATCATCCACGCGGAGAACCTCGTCAGCAACATCAGATCCATAAACTACAG TCGGACATTCTTGTCAATCATTAGTGGAGTTGTTGCTGGAATCTGGGGATTTACAGGCTTGATGGGATTTGTGTTCTACTTTCTTGTGATGATGGTTGCATCTCTTGGGCTTTTGGTGAAGGCCAAATTTTCGGTTCATACCTACTTTGACAGTTGGAACAGGATTGTAATTGAGGGAGTTCTTGGAGGCCTTATG TCCTTCGTGTTGTTTTGGTC ATTTGCCTATGACATTGTCCACATCTTCTGA